The following proteins are encoded in a genomic region of Nitratireductor sp. GISD-1A_MAKvit:
- a CDS encoding RluA family pseudouridine synthase produces MGAPDNEDQNAWEAAATRKTFCVDGDGAGQRLDRWLSEVIGASLSRSRIQSLIRSGSVMGEGRAIVEPRHRIAEGETYTLTVPQAEPAEPEPEAIPLDILYEDEALVVVNKPAGLVVHPAPGNWSGTLVNALLHHCGSSLSGIGGVKRPGIVHRLDRDTSGVMVVAKTDNAHRLLSEAFADHGRSGDLQRAYVAVVWGSPDRMSGTIDAPLGRHAQSRTLRAVVPAGRSDARHAVTRYQVRRRYGADGAGNAFAAQVECRLETGRTHQIRVHMAHIGHPLIGDQDYARAFRTKVNRLPEEIRPIVAAFPRQALHARLLAFRHPESGELMEFVADPPSDMSELTRALDIL; encoded by the coding sequence ATGGGTGCCCCTGATAACGAAGACCAGAACGCTTGGGAAGCCGCAGCAACGCGCAAAACGTTCTGTGTGGATGGCGACGGCGCGGGCCAGCGTCTTGATCGCTGGCTTTCGGAGGTGATTGGCGCGTCGCTTTCACGCAGCCGCATCCAGTCGCTCATCCGTTCGGGATCGGTGATGGGAGAAGGCAGGGCCATCGTCGAACCCCGGCACAGGATCGCTGAAGGAGAGACCTACACACTGACCGTGCCGCAGGCCGAGCCAGCCGAACCGGAACCGGAGGCCATCCCCCTCGACATCCTGTATGAAGACGAAGCGCTCGTCGTCGTGAACAAGCCCGCGGGGCTTGTGGTCCACCCTGCTCCTGGAAACTGGTCGGGCACGCTGGTCAATGCGCTTCTGCATCATTGCGGCTCCTCGCTGTCGGGCATTGGCGGGGTGAAACGGCCCGGCATCGTGCATCGGCTTGATCGCGACACGAGCGGGGTCATGGTGGTCGCGAAAACCGACAATGCGCACCGGCTGCTTTCCGAAGCGTTTGCAGATCACGGTCGCAGCGGCGATCTGCAGCGTGCCTATGTTGCAGTCGTGTGGGGTTCGCCCGATCGCATGTCCGGCACGATAGACGCCCCGCTGGGGCGCCATGCCCAGAGCAGAACCCTGCGTGCGGTCGTGCCCGCAGGGCGGAGCGACGCGCGACACGCGGTCACACGCTATCAGGTTCGCAGGCGATATGGTGCCGACGGCGCGGGAAACGCATTTGCCGCCCAGGTGGAATGCAGGCTGGAAACCGGTCGCACACATCAGATTCGCGTCCATATGGCCCATATCGGCCACCCGCTGATCGGCGATCAGGACTATGCCCGCGCTTTTCGCACCAAGGTCAACCGCCTGCCGGAGGAGATACGCCCCATAGTTGCCGCTTTCCCGCGCCAGGCTCTTCATGCGCGGCTATTGGCATTTCGCCATCCCGAGAGCGGTGAACTGATGGAATTCGTTGCCGACCCGCCCTCTGACATGTCGGAATTGACAAGGGCTCTGGATATTTTGTAA
- a CDS encoding fimbrial protein, which translates to MVRPEEQEDAEQDALDPAAERVRRKMVRFMAINLAILFAAVMAVVLAFVYKTLKDRPEEPAEMVMIPGDATESTIELPDGARVVSQALDGTRVSLHLRYAGGREELRIFDVASGTMAARIELRP; encoded by the coding sequence ATGGTCAGGCCAGAAGAACAGGAAGATGCGGAGCAGGATGCGCTTGATCCGGCAGCAGAGCGTGTGCGCCGCAAGATGGTTCGCTTCATGGCTATCAACCTGGCCATACTGTTCGCAGCGGTTATGGCGGTCGTGCTGGCCTTTGTCTACAAGACGCTGAAGGATAGGCCGGAAGAACCGGCTGAAATGGTGATGATCCCGGGCGATGCAACGGAAAGCACCATTGAGCTGCCCGATGGTGCCCGTGTGGTGTCTCAGGCACTGGATGGCACGCGGGTGTCGCTTCACTTGCGTTATGCCGGCGGGCGCGAGGAACTTCGGATTTTCGATGTTGCAAGCGGGACGATGGCTGCGCGCATCGAGCTCAGACCCTGA
- a CDS encoding response regulator, which yields MRFSEGELAELLQSASGWVWEADAQHRLTWISQGFETVTGLPRERFIGRSRITLARNAFHPIGDVEAHEALLAARKPFRQFIYDLDGGAGKGRWISVSGFPRFDGQNRFMGYRGIGHDATPMMEYLSRREGAEGVDSTQLTGGSGHLTRLMTALDVTREAFCYYDADDRLVLSNQAMTEMYAGLEDVICPGTSFEELLRAGIERGVWSTDDLHSEEWLRQILTLRRSGEDFESVIRFNDGRWIMHREKRIADGGTIGICTDITKLKRHETALAEALEKAKLAEAILDQLPNPVFAKDQDLRFVLANRAFKKTIGSEVCEIVGRRVTDFDFSGLAEEFEAGERRVLATHEDFEGEEDFELPGIGQYRKVRKHRVETASGTPYLVGALFDISDVRKREKDAENAHRQLSEVLESLPAGVVIYDKDDRYVLANRKLQEALPAMQPAMQPGKCLRDAVELAHDAGYFRQSGDPQVDALYDTDREAWIAAYLQSYQMRHRVFERSHANGRWFKAIDTRTEDGTFVGVRVDITELKQREAELDAAREEAILADRAKSEFLANMSHEIRTPMNGVLGMAELLAKTELTAKQKTFADIILKSGNALLTIINDILDFSKIDAGHIVLDAEPFYLGEAVGDVVTLMSSRAKEKDLELIVRVDPAITRAVVGDVGRIRQILTNLVGNAVKFTETGHVLVNVSGRDLESGQLALQFSVTDTGIGIPRDKLHLVFDKFSQADSSSTRRHEGTGLGLAITSRLVELMNGEIGVESVEGRGSTFWFTLTLPKAAGAEPQPLAPTEISNARILVVDDNAVNRMILHEQMQHWGLDACVARDAHEGLEVLRLAARLGLPVDCMVVDYQMPGMNGLEMVEAVRAEPEIADVPVVLLTSVDQSLSGFGARDLSIASHLIKPARSSALLHAITGAVQAPGVRTSPQLDAAGLDTGPTGGEAVVPVEPAPAAPDHEAEDPYGVDILVAEDNEVNQLVFRQILNEAGMRFRIVENGRLAVSEYQRSNPRLILMDVSMPVMNGLEATREIRRIERSGASRVPIIGVTAHALKGDRELCVEAGMDDYLSKPISPQALLEKINSWVRLSFQSSIVRKSSN from the coding sequence GTGCGGTTTTCCGAAGGTGAACTGGCCGAACTGTTGCAGTCTGCATCCGGATGGGTGTGGGAGGCTGACGCACAGCACAGGCTGACCTGGATTTCGCAAGGCTTCGAAACGGTCACCGGACTTCCCCGCGAGCGGTTTATCGGACGATCCCGCATTACGCTGGCGAGAAATGCGTTTCACCCGATCGGCGATGTGGAGGCCCATGAGGCGCTGCTTGCCGCGCGCAAACCGTTTCGTCAGTTCATCTATGATCTCGATGGGGGAGCCGGGAAAGGCCGCTGGATTTCCGTGTCCGGTTTTCCCCGTTTCGATGGGCAAAACCGCTTCATGGGCTATCGCGGCATCGGCCATGATGCCACACCGATGATGGAGTATCTCAGCCGCCGTGAAGGTGCTGAGGGCGTGGATTCAACACAATTGACCGGCGGCAGTGGCCATCTCACCAGGCTGATGACAGCGCTGGATGTTACTCGCGAAGCCTTTTGCTATTACGATGCCGACGATCGGCTCGTGCTCAGCAATCAGGCGATGACCGAGATGTATGCGGGACTTGAGGATGTCATTTGTCCCGGCACGTCCTTTGAAGAATTGCTGCGGGCTGGCATCGAGCGGGGCGTCTGGTCGACGGACGATCTGCACTCGGAGGAATGGCTGCGTCAGATCCTCACCCTCCGTCGCAGTGGAGAAGACTTCGAGAGCGTCATTCGCTTCAACGACGGACGCTGGATCATGCACCGCGAGAAGCGTATCGCCGACGGTGGAACGATTGGCATCTGCACCGATATCACCAAGCTGAAGCGCCATGAGACGGCCCTCGCAGAGGCGCTTGAAAAAGCCAAACTCGCTGAAGCCATACTCGACCAGCTGCCCAATCCGGTCTTCGCGAAAGATCAGGACCTTCGTTTCGTGCTCGCCAACAGGGCGTTCAAGAAAACGATCGGATCGGAGGTTTGCGAGATCGTTGGGCGCCGCGTGACCGATTTCGATTTTTCCGGTCTCGCCGAAGAGTTCGAAGCCGGCGAGCGCCGGGTGCTCGCTACGCATGAAGACTTTGAAGGCGAGGAGGATTTCGAGCTTCCGGGCATCGGCCAGTATCGCAAGGTGCGCAAGCATCGTGTGGAGACAGCAAGCGGGACGCCATATCTGGTGGGCGCGCTGTTCGACATTTCGGATGTCCGCAAGCGGGAAAAAGATGCCGAGAACGCGCATCGTCAGCTTTCCGAGGTGCTGGAATCGCTTCCCGCAGGCGTTGTCATCTACGACAAGGACGATCGCTACGTTCTGGCCAACCGGAAACTGCAGGAAGCTCTGCCTGCGATGCAGCCGGCCATGCAGCCGGGGAAATGTCTGCGTGATGCAGTCGAACTGGCGCATGATGCAGGCTATTTCCGTCAGAGCGGCGATCCGCAGGTCGATGCGCTTTATGACACAGACCGCGAGGCCTGGATTGCCGCCTATCTGCAATCCTACCAGATGCGGCACCGTGTTTTCGAGCGGAGTCACGCCAATGGACGCTGGTTCAAGGCGATCGATACGCGCACCGAAGACGGCACGTTCGTGGGCGTGAGGGTGGACATCACCGAACTCAAGCAGCGTGAGGCCGAGCTGGACGCCGCACGTGAAGAGGCAATCCTTGCAGACCGCGCGAAGTCCGAATTTCTGGCCAATATGAGCCACGAGATACGCACCCCGATGAACGGGGTGCTCGGCATGGCCGAGCTTTTGGCGAAAACGGAGCTTACCGCCAAACAGAAAACATTTGCCGACATTATCCTGAAATCCGGCAATGCGCTGCTCACGATCATCAACGACATTCTCGATTTCTCGAAGATCGACGCAGGCCACATCGTGCTGGATGCCGAGCCATTCTATCTCGGTGAGGCGGTGGGCGATGTGGTGACGCTCATGTCTTCGCGAGCGAAAGAGAAGGATCTGGAACTGATTGTTCGGGTCGATCCGGCAATCACGCGGGCTGTCGTGGGCGATGTGGGCCGAATTCGCCAGATACTCACAAATCTGGTCGGAAATGCAGTCAAGTTTACCGAAACGGGCCATGTGCTGGTCAATGTGAGCGGCCGTGACCTGGAGAGCGGGCAGCTGGCGCTCCAGTTCAGCGTGACCGACACGGGTATCGGTATCCCGAGAGACAAGCTGCATCTGGTCTTCGACAAGTTCAGCCAGGCGGACTCCTCGTCCACGCGGCGTCATGAAGGAACGGGCCTTGGCCTCGCGATCACCTCGCGACTTGTCGAGCTGATGAATGGCGAGATCGGTGTCGAGAGCGTAGAAGGGCGCGGGTCCACGTTCTGGTTTACGCTCACTCTGCCCAAGGCCGCCGGGGCCGAACCTCAGCCGCTTGCACCGACCGAGATTTCAAATGCGCGGATTCTGGTGGTGGATGACAATGCGGTCAATCGAATGATCCTGCATGAACAGATGCAGCACTGGGGGCTGGACGCCTGCGTTGCGCGCGATGCGCATGAGGGGCTGGAGGTGCTGCGTCTTGCCGCCCGGCTGGGATTGCCGGTGGACTGTATGGTGGTGGACTATCAGATGCCGGGAATGAACGGGCTGGAGATGGTCGAGGCGGTCCGGGCGGAGCCCGAAATCGCGGATGTTCCGGTGGTCCTGCTGACATCGGTTGACCAGTCCCTTTCGGGTTTTGGCGCCCGCGACCTTTCCATCGCGTCGCATCTGATAAAGCCGGCGCGCTCTTCTGCGCTGCTTCACGCAATCACCGGAGCCGTGCAGGCACCGGGTGTGCGCACCTCCCCGCAGCTTGATGCCGCCGGGCTGGATACGGGCCCGACAGGCGGGGAAGCGGTGGTGCCTGTGGAGCCTGCGCCTGCCGCACCGGACCATGAGGCTGAAGACCCTTACGGAGTCGACATTCTTGTTGCGGAAGACAATGAGGTGAACCAGCTTGTTTTCCGGCAGATCCTCAACGAAGCGGGTATGCGGTTCAGGATTGTCGAAAATGGCCGGCTAGCCGTGTCGGAATACCAACGCAGCAATCCGCGTCTGATCCTCATGGATGTTTCGATGCCGGTGATGAACGGTCTCGAGGCCACCAGGGAGATTCGCCGTATCGAGAGGAGCGGCGCTTCCCGCGTGCCGATCATCGGCGTTACCGCTCATGCCCTGAAGGGGGATCGGGAACTGTGCGTGGAGGCGGGTATGGATGATTATCTGTCCAAACCCATCAGCCCACAGGCACTTTTGGAGAAAATCAACTCCTGGGTGAGATTGTCATTCCAGAGTTCAATTGTGAGAAAATCGAGCAATTGA
- a CDS encoding PstS family phosphate ABC transporter substrate-binding protein produces MKKFLLTASAATIALAGAVGAAAARDQIRVVGSSTVFPFTTAVAERFGQSGAFQTPVVESTGTGGGMKLFCAGVGESHPDFTNASRPIKDSELETCKANGVTPVEIKVGFDGIVLSNSKAAKQIDLTKEQIFAALAKNVEVDGKVVANPHTNWSDIDAGLPNTKIEVLGPPPTSGTRDAFVELVMEEACPEAIEAADGCTEIREDGAYVEAGENDNLIVQKLEANPDAFGIFGFSFLDQNADKLQGSTIGGVAPTFDAIADGEYGVSRSLFVYAKKEHVGAIPGMAEFIKEYTSDTAWGPEGYLADKGLIPLPDDARAKQAEDAQALKGMGS; encoded by the coding sequence GTGAAAAAATTCCTTCTTACCGCTTCGGCGGCCACGATCGCCCTTGCGGGCGCGGTTGGTGCGGCTGCTGCACGCGACCAGATCCGGGTTGTCGGTTCTTCCACCGTCTTTCCTTTCACCACGGCTGTTGCCGAGCGCTTTGGCCAGAGCGGTGCGTTCCAGACCCCGGTGGTCGAATCGACCGGTACCGGCGGCGGCATGAAACTTTTTTGCGCTGGCGTTGGCGAAAGCCACCCCGATTTCACAAACGCGTCGCGTCCCATCAAGGACTCCGAACTGGAGACCTGCAAGGCGAATGGCGTGACGCCGGTCGAGATCAAGGTTGGCTTTGACGGCATCGTCCTTTCCAACTCCAAGGCTGCCAAGCAGATCGACCTGACCAAGGAGCAGATTTTTGCTGCTCTCGCCAAAAACGTCGAAGTGGACGGCAAGGTTGTTGCCAACCCGCACACCAACTGGTCCGACATCGATGCCGGTCTGCCCAACACCAAGATCGAGGTTCTCGGCCCGCCCCCGACCTCCGGCACGCGCGACGCATTCGTCGAGCTGGTCATGGAAGAAGCCTGCCCGGAAGCCATCGAGGCAGCTGACGGCTGCACGGAAATCCGTGAAGACGGTGCCTATGTGGAAGCTGGCGAAAACGACAATCTGATTGTTCAGAAGCTGGAAGCCAACCCGGATGCCTTTGGCATCTTCGGCTTCTCCTTCCTCGATCAGAACGCCGACAAGCTGCAGGGCTCGACCATTGGTGGTGTCGCTCCGACTTTCGATGCGATCGCCGACGGTGAATATGGTGTCTCCCGCTCGCTCTTCGTTTACGCGAAAAAAGAGCATGTCGGGGCGATCCCGGGCATGGCCGAGTTCATCAAGGAATACACTTCCGACACGGCCTGGGGCCCCGAGGGCTATCTTGCCGACAAGGGTCTCATCCCGCTTCCGGACGATGCCCGCGCAAAGCAGGCCGAAGACGCCCAGGCTCTCAAGGGCATGGGCTCCTGA
- the pstC gene encoding phosphate ABC transporter permease subunit PstC, whose protein sequence is MITYVVIALLVLAAVAYTLGRGRSLASVDGKTSALHSLPSQHGLFLALISAAPALLLLLSWSIVTPGLETSIVEGRFSEQLASMNLPEKQAFLRDARALAFGGIAGFPNEAKEAAAEHFASLRTQSEWLATGLVALVAALGFFWGHRRITPQFRARHVVERVVRLFLILCSVVAILTTLGIVLSLIFESLRFFQQVPFYKFLFGTHWSPQSAFTGAGQEAGEVNPDIFGAVPLFVGTMLITFIAMLVVAPVGLMSAIYLSDYASKQVRSVAKPMLEILAGIPTVVYGFFAALTVAPFFRDFGQVLGLSVASESALAAGIVMGIMIIPFVSSLSDDVINAVPQSLRDGSAGLGATKSETIRKVVLPAALPGIVSALMLAISRAIGETMIVVMAAGLAANLTINPLEAVTTVTVQIVTLLVGDQEFDSAKTLAAFALGLVLFCVTLALNIIALSVVRKYREQYD, encoded by the coding sequence ATGATTACATATGTCGTCATCGCGCTGCTGGTGCTTGCCGCCGTGGCCTATACTCTCGGCCGCGGCCGTTCGCTTGCAAGCGTCGACGGAAAGACGTCCGCGCTTCACTCTCTTCCCAGTCAACATGGACTGTTTCTGGCTCTGATCTCCGCCGCGCCGGCGCTCCTCCTGCTCCTTTCATGGAGCATTGTTACGCCGGGACTTGAAACCTCGATCGTCGAGGGGCGCTTTTCAGAACAGCTTGCAAGCATGAACCTTCCCGAAAAACAGGCGTTTCTGCGCGATGCGCGTGCGCTTGCCTTCGGTGGTATTGCCGGCTTCCCGAACGAGGCGAAGGAGGCCGCCGCAGAGCATTTCGCCAGTCTTCGCACACAGAGCGAATGGCTTGCCACCGGGCTTGTTGCGTTAGTGGCCGCGCTTGGTTTTTTCTGGGGTCATCGCCGCATCACGCCGCAGTTTCGCGCCCGCCACGTTGTAGAGCGGGTGGTTCGCCTGTTCCTGATCCTGTGCTCCGTCGTCGCGATCCTGACGACGCTGGGCATTGTCCTGTCTCTCATCTTTGAATCGCTGCGCTTTTTCCAGCAGGTGCCGTTCTACAAGTTCCTTTTCGGCACTCACTGGAGCCCTCAGAGCGCCTTTACCGGCGCGGGGCAGGAGGCCGGTGAGGTCAATCCCGACATTTTTGGTGCGGTACCGCTTTTCGTCGGCACGATGCTCATCACGTTCATCGCGATGCTCGTTGTAGCGCCCGTCGGGCTCATGTCGGCAATCTATCTGTCCGACTACGCGTCGAAACAGGTGCGATCCGTCGCCAAGCCGATGCTGGAAATCCTGGCCGGCATCCCGACCGTGGTTTACGGCTTCTTTGCCGCCTTGACCGTGGCGCCGTTCTTTCGCGATTTCGGGCAGGTTCTGGGTTTGAGCGTCGCGTCGGAATCGGCACTTGCGGCCGGCATCGTGATGGGGATCATGATCATCCCCTTCGTGTCGTCGCTTTCCGATGACGTGATCAACGCGGTTCCGCAATCCCTGCGCGATGGTTCTGCGGGTCTGGGTGCGACCAAGTCGGAGACCATCCGCAAGGTGGTCCTCCCGGCAGCACTGCCCGGCATCGTCTCGGCCCTGATGCTGGCCATCAGCCGCGCCATCGGCGAGACCATGATCGTCGTCATGGCTGCCGGTCTGGCCGCCAATCTGACCATCAATCCACTGGAAGCGGTGACCACCGTGACCGTTCAGATCGTTACGCTGCTCGTTGGCGACCAGGAGTTCGACAGCGCGAAGACACTGGCCGCGTTTGCCCTTGGGCTGGTTCTGTTCTGCGTGACACTCGCCCTCAACATCATCGCCCTGAGTGTGGTGAGGAAATATCGAGAGCAATATGACTGA
- the pstA gene encoding phosphate ABC transporter permease PstA — MTDTLASGVEPQNNQHTNDEARARLRKRYAAETRFKWLGAGAVVLSGFFLLLLLSTIVFKAFPAFHANELTLSLDLSAERVDPDNLTGNNYDTIINDALLSLFPNVEGRQERRQVRGLISSGAPTLLRQALQAGSLTPGGTVEHALPMDDFADLYLKGLLAADSTETALVAPDRVTLDGDDATLHFSDDRLLEFAREAGGLEEDGGTLRLTTGAASLIAYLGEGAVKLAEVMPDVDGGVTARGSVLAPVAKDEAGPVRLRVIATPEGERKISDREIVWIDQLRADGRTASAWNTQFFFGGASREAEMAGIWGAVVGSALTMLVTLALSFPIGVAAAIYLEEFAPKNRLTGFIEVNINNLAAVPSIVFGLLGLAVFLNWFNLPRSAPLVGGMVLALMTLPTIIIASRAALRAVPPSIREAALGVGASKIQTVFHHVLPLAMPGILTGTIIGMAQALGETAPLLMIGMVAFIVDIPGGFTSPATVLPVQIFMWADFPEPAFQQKTSAAILILLGFLILMNAVAVVLRKRFERRW, encoded by the coding sequence ATGACTGATACGCTTGCCAGCGGTGTGGAGCCGCAGAACAATCAGCATACGAATGATGAAGCGCGTGCCCGTCTGCGCAAGCGCTACGCCGCCGAAACCAGGTTCAAGTGGCTGGGCGCGGGGGCCGTGGTCCTGTCGGGCTTCTTCCTGCTCCTTCTGCTTTCGACCATCGTGTTCAAGGCTTTCCCGGCCTTTCACGCCAATGAGCTGACCCTTTCGCTGGACCTTTCGGCAGAGCGTGTCGACCCCGACAATCTGACGGGCAACAATTACGACACGATCATCAACGATGCGCTGCTGTCCCTGTTTCCGAATGTCGAGGGCCGGCAGGAGCGCAGGCAGGTTCGCGGTCTCATTTCCAGCGGCGCGCCCACACTTCTGCGTCAGGCTCTTCAGGCTGGCAGCCTCACCCCGGGCGGCACCGTGGAACATGCGCTGCCGATGGATGATTTCGCCGATCTCTACCTGAAGGGACTGCTCGCCGCCGACAGCACAGAGACGGCGCTCGTGGCCCCCGACAGGGTGACACTGGACGGCGACGATGCGACGCTGCACTTCTCCGATGACAGACTTCTGGAGTTCGCCAGGGAAGCCGGTGGACTTGAAGAGGATGGGGGAACGCTGCGCCTCACCACGGGGGCTGCCTCGCTGATCGCCTATCTTGGAGAGGGCGCGGTCAAGCTTGCCGAAGTGATGCCTGATGTCGATGGTGGCGTGACTGCCCGCGGGTCGGTTCTGGCACCGGTTGCGAAAGATGAAGCGGGGCCTGTTCGTTTGCGGGTCATCGCGACACCCGAAGGTGAACGCAAGATCTCCGATCGTGAGATCGTCTGGATCGACCAGCTCCGAGCGGATGGCCGGACAGCCAGTGCATGGAACACGCAGTTTTTCTTTGGCGGAGCAAGCCGCGAAGCGGAAATGGCCGGCATATGGGGGGCGGTTGTCGGCTCTGCATTGACCATGCTCGTCACCCTGGCGCTTTCCTTTCCCATCGGCGTCGCAGCGGCGATCTATCTTGAGGAATTCGCTCCGAAGAACCGCTTGACCGGTTTTATCGAAGTGAACATCAACAATCTGGCGGCCGTCCCCTCAATCGTGTTCGGTCTGCTCGGTCTTGCTGTTTTCCTCAACTGGTTCAACCTGCCACGCTCGGCACCGCTGGTGGGTGGCATGGTGCTGGCGCTGATGACCCTGCCCACGATCATCATCGCCTCGCGCGCCGCGCTGCGTGCGGTGCCGCCGTCTATCCGCGAGGCCGCTCTCGGCGTCGGTGCCTCGAAGATCCAGACCGTGTTCCATCATGTTCTGCCGCTGGCAATGCCCGGCATTCTGACAGGCACGATCATCGGCATGGCACAGGCGCTGGGGGAAACGGCTCCGCTGTTGATGATCGGCATGGTTGCCTTCATCGTGGACATTCCCGGCGGGTTCACCTCGCCCGCGACGGTGCTGCCGGTACAGATTTTCATGTGGGCCGACTTTCCGGAGCCCGCTTTCCAGCAGAAAACCTCTGCGGCAATCCTGATCCTTTTGGGCTTCCTGATTTTGATGAACGCCGTTGCGGTTGTCTTGCGCAAGCGTTTCGAACGCCGCTGGTAA